One Salvia miltiorrhiza cultivar Shanhuang (shh) chromosome 6, IMPLAD_Smil_shh, whole genome shotgun sequence genomic window, TGATGGTGTTATGACAGTCACCACATATCCTCAGGTTCTTGAAGACCCTAATGGATGATTCACCTCTCAAACTGAGTATCCCGAAAGCAACGGCCAGCTTCTCGCTATGATTGCACAAACTATCCTCCTGCTCCTCTCCATCCAAATCTTGTAGCACGAATTCCATATCAGGATATAATCCTGCCAACTTCATTTTCACGCGTACTTcgtctaaaaatttatacatctCGCTGCTCATATCGTTGTCTTTATCACCAACAACAAACGTGTGCACCCTATTGTTCACTCGAATCCAGCTGCAACCGGGCATTTTCCTGATTCCTCTGTCTCTCATCAATCTCCTAACCTCGGAGGCTTCACCCCACTGTTTAGCAGCTGCAAGGATGTTAAAGAGTAACACATAATTTCCGGGGTTGTTTGGTTCTATCTCAAACAGTCTGCGAGCAGCAAGACGCCCTAGTTCAACATTCTTGTACGTCCGGCATGCTCCAAGCAAAGCTCCCCACGCGGCTGCACTTGGTTCTGATGACATCTGTTGGATGAAGTTATGCGCCTGAGCTAAGCGACCACCACGGCTAAGAACATCAACCACGCAAGAATAGTGCTCTGCATCAGGTTCAACTTCATGGTCCTTCATCATTGAATCAAAAATCGATAGCCCCTCATCCACCATCTGCGCGTGGCTGCAACCGGATAGAACACCTGTGAAAGTAACAGAGTTTGGCTTTACTCCTGAGCCCACCATCTCATTAAACAGTGATACAGCTTTCTCCCCTCTCCCGTGCATTGAGTTTGCAATGATAATTGTGTTCCACGCAACAGTATCTCGCAATGGCATCATTCTGAAAAGCCGGTTGGAGGCTTCTACATCGCCAGCCTTGGCATATATCAGCACTAGAGCAGTAGTGGCTGCCAGATCCTCCATTAAACAATGTCTAGTTATATACGCATGGACCTCGTTCCCTCCTCTCCATGCTTCTAAAACAGTACAAGCAGTCAAAGCACTCGTAACTGTGATCTGATTAGGCTTGCACCCTACTCGTTGCATATCTCTAAGCAACTCCAGCGCTTCTCGTGCTTTTCCATTATCAGCACAACCAGAAACGATGGAGTTCCAGGAAACACGATCCAACTTGACTCCTCGACTTCTCATGTGTTGAAATGTATCAAGTGCTCTCTCACCCTCACCGTTTGCAAAATATGCTGAGATGATTGCATTCCACGACGCAACATCAGGCCGTGGCATGTTAGCGAACACTGATTGAGCGTGCTTGATGCTCGAGCAACTCGAATACATATCCACAAGAGCACTACTCACAAACTGATTCTCCCCCATCCCATTCTTGAGGGCAAAACCATGCATCTCGCGCCCCGAATGCAAACACTTCAAGCGGGAGCAAGCAGGAACCACCGAGGACAATGTCATTGCATTCGGCCTAACTCCACTCACAACCATATCGCGAAAAGCACGAAGCGCCGCCTCTGGAAGCCCGCAGTTGACGCAACACGAGCAAAATGATGTCCAAGTGATGACATCCTTGATCCTCAAATCTCTAAACACTTGCTCCCCGCCCTTAAAGTACTTGCATTTCCCATACATATCAATCAGAGCATTCCCAATAAGCAAATCCGAACTAAACTTGTAGTTCAAAGCATCAAAGTGGACTTCTTTTGCCTTCGCCAAATCCCCTGAAACCGCACAAGCTTTGGCAGCAGCTAAGATAACAAACTCATCTAGATTTATCTTTCCCCTGTTTTTCACTTCAGTGTAAAGCTTAATCGCGTCTCTACTTCGGCCAGTCTTGGTATAAGCTGAAATCAATATAGTCCATGACTGCACGTCTGGTTCGGATATTCCGTCGAACAGTTGGCGTGCACGCGCTAAATCTCCCAAGTTGAGAAATTTCTTTATGAATTTGGCATTCAAATGTAACGGGAGACCAGTGGGTACCTTTGCGAGCATTTTATTGCCGGCATTCAGTTGTAAAGAAGAAGCGGCGGAGCCAAGAAAGATCTAACCCATCTCCGGCGAGATTCAGCTCAACTTCTTCTTGATGGAAAGGGCGGTGCGTGGCTTTGTAAATGGTAGAATAATAAAATTTCATAGCATTAGTGATTAGTGCATTACTACAGaaagatttttttaatattgaaaatataaattgactataattttattacattagctcaagtaattttttttattacttttattttaatcgGATAAAGTTATGTTAGATGTTAACAATTAGCTCAAGTTAATTGATAAATATGTAATTGatgaaaaatgtgttataataaGGTGATAATTTAAATATCACAACGCAAATGTGACTTGCATAATGTTCCTCCCTATAAATATTAATGTAGGCATAGTGTGGAAAATATTGTATATAGTCCGTTATAACATTCGCACATATGCAATCTGACATCAACAAATAGATACtaatattttatagtattatatttAGTGTAAATAATTTCAGATTTAGGAGTTAATTTGTTGAAATTAATGATTTGTTGATTTGAAAgttatttgttgaaatatttgtGATTTACATCGTGATTTAGATAATTGTTAATATGGATTTGTTGAAATAACTATTAGATAACTTGTTTCATATAATTATGCACTCGATTAGTAAGAATTTTGCGCTGGATAATTACCGAATGAGCTTAGTTAGTAAGATTTTTGCgccttttaattacttttttttagcAGGAAGAAGAAAATTTAATAGAAACGGCGGTACCAATAGTACCAAAAGGATTACAGAGATTAAAAAAGAGAGCTTCCCAGCCTAAAGACTAGATGCTAATTCTTGCTGCCGCAATCCACCTCCTGTAGTCACTTGGAATTTTCGGTATATTGTGCACCGTCATCCAACTTCAGATACGTGATTTGAGGTCAACAACAACACGATTTTTGTTCCATTCTCCTTGTTGGAATTTACACTCGTTTCTCTTCTTTCAAAAACACCATATCACTCCAGTCCAAACACCAAGCAAAAAACGCTTTTCTTTCTTGCAACTCAAATTTATAAAAGCATTAAAATGTTCTCTCACCTTGCATTGAAAAGTTGTTTGCTTGCCAATCCAAAGAACCACATCATTCCATATCTCGGTTGAATTTTCACATTTGAAAAAGATATGATCTGCCGACTCCATCTCCTCGTTACAGAAAACACACATCGACTCCATATGTTGGACGACCACATTTCTTTTCAAAAGATTCTCGCACGTAGCCAGTTTTCCTTTCAACGCCCTCCATGCCGTTGTAACGACTTTGGGAGGCATCGGTGCTCTCCAAATGGTAAAAAGCTCTGCTTCATTTCCGGGATGCTGTGAGGATCCGCGATGAAGATAGAGAGTCTTATACGCCGATTTAACTGAAAAAATACCATCATTCGACGCTTTCCACCACCACTTATCAGCCCTCCCTTCTGTTAGTCTCGCTTGACTAATGACATTTAGTAGTTGCTGAACTTGTTCTTTTTCTCTATCCAAAATATCACGGCTCCATCTAGGATTCCAGACCCACTCACCCTCCGACCACTCCCCATGCTTGAAACCGTCCCCTCCTGATTGCGGCTGAGTCGGCATAATCTTGGGAAAACTTCCGAAAGCCTAGCCTCCCCTACCCAAATGTGATGCCAAAAGGAAATGGAGGCTCCGTCTCCCACCTGCTGTTCAACATTTTCTCTAAACCAATTTCCCTCCGGACCCCAACTTAACCTCAACACGTTATTCCACCATCCTGCTCTCTGTCTCCCCGCCGTTCCAAACCCGCCAGCATCCCATTCAATTTTTCCATGACAGGCCCGTACCACTCGTGCCCACAGAGCATCACTCTCGGTGATGAATCTCCACAGCCATTTTGCCAAAAGCACCGTGTTAAACCAATCCAGATTTCTAATACTACAACCCCCATCCTCGCGCTCTCGGCACAGCTCCTCCCACTTTATCCAACAAATTTTTTTTGCTTCTAAATCTCCCCTCAGAGGAACTTACAAAGCAAGGTTCGAATTTCTGAATGCGCTcgtgcatatttattttaaataatactctccgtaatatcgtttccacatttgtcatttcggtccgtccgcgatatcgttttcacagTTGCTATTTCGGTCCGTtcgcgatatcgttttcacttccatttatagaagtaagATCCACAaaattccactcacaataatagtgaaactcaaactccactcactacaatatTTTCTACTATTCAcgacttttcttaaaactcacgCCGTCCACAATGTGAAAATAATATCGTGGACAGAGGGACTACTAAAATCTCGAGCGCATAATGATGTTAAACGAGTGCATAGTAGGATTTTAAGGTAATGGCTTATTATACTACCGATCACATTTCAGTAATTATATATAAGATTTTTGTGTAATTATTTAGGGATAATTGCATGAAAAAACACCAACTTTGATCAAAATCCAAATTTAACGCAAACTTAGGATTTTTcaatttaatacaccaactttcattgttgtccaaatttgacacggcTCAATTCTTAAAAATTCGAAAAATGACCCCTTTATGATACTAATTACACAAAAACCCACTTATGTTACAAATTGGGACATTCCAACCCAAAAGAATTTGATATCCTTATGAtgtttcttttaattatatatcCGCGCCagaaatggtatcagagcgggtttttaatgaggaattatattatgtttaatttattttatgattaacctatgtggattaacccatgtgggaggagactccattaaaattatatggatccggacgagtgtccgagatgtataccttacaggaattctctccaaCATTTGGAAAGAGAGACTACTCGTCTACTAGACGAGTTAAACTGGAATAATCGAGCCCTCGTAACAAATATTCGGCGAGGAGAAGAGGTGGAAATTATCCGTGATATCATCACGGGTATTCAATCTTACCATGAACATCTCATGGGAATCGCTGCGACCagaacggcgattgaacgaACCCAGGAGAAAGCCCATCAATCTCACATTTGATGGATCAGAAGGACAAGGCGGGAGTATCTTATCCtagctaccaaaagatcgagccaaactcttccgacaacgtcaacttgcgggagattcaaagaacggtggaatattatggcgtcaagctgtatgaactaccgatggagatgagcaaaatatcactcaaacaagaggaaattcTAAACCTCTTGTGTGATATCAAGAAGAAGGTGGAGGACATCGAAcagcgaaaaccatgttccgggaaaATTTGGAATAAATGGTCCAAAGATCCGACGTATCCACTACCACTCAATTCAGCACCCAAGGAATTGAAGCCGGAGGATATAATTCGACTCGTGAAAGGGAAACAACATGAATAACCTTGATCGagtcggattagaagatctacaaaagttagcagaatcttttgctaacctcaatatggttgatctaaacaTGAACCAAGAAGGAGAAATGCCGAAAGTCGAGCATCAACAAGCATGGTCGTCTAAAAGAGATGGGGCTCAAGAAGATTCGGGCCATTATCAACGAACCAGACGACGCAAgcctcagatgcaggatactcctgtaggaaaggccacacttgaaccaatccatccatacggattgattctcaacatcgatgaagccagtttcaaagattgggaagGACTCATCGACGAATGGACTTCAGCAATGAAGATCGTGATTGCCACGATAGAATATGATAAAGAagaatttatcaaaatcttcgaggcaagttttgctggcatggcaaaacaattcTGGGATAAAGCGGCAATCAAGGAAAAGAATGAGCTGCTTACCAAAACATCAGTTTCTGAAATCCTTGAGGGAGCCACCCTtcagattaaaatccattttcttggaatgggGTTTTTCGAAGGATCagcagaggagaagcgcaaaaaatatcaacaggcactttacaatctacgATTGGTGGTgttagagccaaaagctctcgataaATTTCTGCGCCtatac contains:
- the LOC130989856 gene encoding pentatricopeptide repeat-containing protein At1g20230-like, with protein sequence MLAKVPTGLPLHLNAKFIKKFLNLGDLARARQLFDGISEPDVQSWTILISAYTKTGRSRDAIKLYTEVKNRGKINLDEFVILAAAKACAVSGDLAKAKEVHFDALNYKFSSDLLIGNALIDMYGKCKYFKGGEQVFRDLRIKDVITWTSFCSCCVNCGLPEAALRAFRDMVVSGVRPNAMTLSSVVPACSRLKCLHSGREMHGFALKNGMGENQFVSSALVDMYSSCSSIKHAQSVFANMPRPDVASWNAIISAYFANGEGERALDTFQHMRSRGVKLDRVSWNSIVSGCADNGKAREALELLRDMQRVGCKPNQITVTSALTACTVLEAWRGGNEVHAYITRHCLMEDLAATTALVLIYAKAGDVEASNRLFRMMPLRDTVAWNTIIIANSMHGRGEKAVSLFNEMVGSGVKPNSVTFTGVLSGCSHAQMVDEGLSIFDSMMKDHEVEPDAEHYSCVVDVLSRGGRLAQAHNFIQQMSSEPSAAAWGALLGACRTYKNVELGRLAARRLFEIEPNNPGNYVLLFNILAAAKQWGEASEVRRLMRDRGIRKMPGCSWIRVNNRVHTFVVGDKDNDMSSEMYKFLDEVRVKMKLAGLYPDMEFVLQDLDGEEQEDSLCNHSEKLAVAFGILSLRGESSIRVFKNLRICGDCHNTIKFIAKFAGIRIVVRDSLRFHHFEEGLCSCRDFW